A genomic window from bacterium includes:
- a CDS encoding VOC family protein, producing the protein MSIEFSQMHHFGIVVPDLDGAMNELTSQLALTWAPIRHGERTVRHLGRLVTTDLRLTYSIEGPPHLELIGEARGTPWEPTGGGIHHAGFWVQDLRGTGLELARAGMTLEATYDAEDGGLLGFAYFTDANGFRVEILDDSRRQSFDDWLAGGPR; encoded by the coding sequence TTGAGCATCGAGTTCTCGCAGATGCACCACTTCGGGATCGTCGTACCTGATCTCGATGGTGCGATGAACGAACTCACCAGCCAGCTGGCTCTCACGTGGGCGCCGATCCGGCACGGCGAACGCACCGTGCGCCACCTCGGCCGGCTGGTGACGACCGACCTCCGACTCACCTACTCGATTGAAGGGCCTCCCCATCTGGAGTTGATCGGAGAGGCCCGGGGCACGCCGTGGGAACCGACCGGAGGAGGTATACACCACGCCGGGTTCTGGGTTCAGGACCTGCGCGGCACCGGCCTCGAACTGGCCCGGGCAGGGATGACGCTCGAAGCCACCTATGACGCCGAGGATGGCGGGTTGCTCGGCTTTGCATACTTCACCGACGCGAACGGCTTCCGGGTCGAGATCCTCGATGACTCTCGCCGGCAGTCGTTCGATGACTGGCTCGCTGGCGGGCCGCGTTAG